In Apodemus sylvaticus chromosome 8, mApoSyl1.1, whole genome shotgun sequence, one genomic interval encodes:
- the Tsc22d1 gene encoding TSC22 domain family protein 1 isoform X2: MHQPPESTAAAAAAADISARKMAHPAMFPRRGSGGSSASALNAAGTGVSGAAPSSEDFPPPSLLQPPPPAASSTQGPQPPPPQSLNLLSQAQLQGQPLVPGGTQMKKKSGFQITSVTPAQISASISSNNSIAEDTESYDDLDESHTEDLSSSEILDVSLSRATDLGEPERSSSEETLNNFQEAETPGAVSPNQPHLPQPHLPHLPQQNVVINGSAHPHHLHHHHHIHHGHHLHHGHHHSSHAAVAGTAIPGGPPSSPVSRKLSTTGSSEGGTPVAPPCAAVPSSGLPASVMTNIRTPGSLGINSVTGTNAVNNVNVATSGSFSPSVTNSVHGNANMSTSSIPNAASLSGGPGVTTGVNVNVLSGMGNGTVSSSPVANSVLNAAAGITVGVVSSQQPQQPQQQQQQQQQPTVNTSRFRVVKLDSTSEPFKKGRWTCTEFYEKENAAPATEGVAINKVVETVKQTPAEVSSSERESTSGSSVSSSVSTLSHYTESVGSGEMGAPAVVVQQQQQQQQQQPQPPLPTAPPGLQGVALQQPEFSSPAPQSIAAVSIPQSISQSQMSQVPLQPQELSFQPKQGLQPVPLPATMSAATGIQPSPVSVVGVTAVGQQPSLSSLAQPQLPYPQTAPPVQAPLPGAPPHQLPYGQQQPMVPMQIAPGHGQPVTQNPTSEYLQQQQQQQPPPIFQAAMSSGQASSAGTGAGPSVIPVAQPQGIQLPVQPTAVQAQPAGTSGQPIGQAQTAVSTVPTGGQIANIGQQANIATAVQQPSPQVTPSVTQQGAPPSSQVVLPAPTGIIHQGVQTSASSLPQQLVITPQSTLVTVPPQPQGVEAVAQGVVPQQLPTGSPLPSASTISVTNQVSSAGPPGMPSVPTNLVPPQNIAQPPATQNGSLVQSVSQSPLIATNINLPLAQQIPLSSTQFSTQSLAQAIGSQMEDARRAAEASLGGLPQTISGDSGGMSAVSDGSSSSLAASASLFPLKVLPLTTPLVDGEDESFGMFPHWLPGPGGSEGSRHCLLNAEI; this comes from the exons ATGCACCAGCCGCCGGAGTCCACCGCCGCGGCGGCCGCTGCTGCGGACATTAGTGCTAGGAAGATGGCGCACCCGGCAATGTTCCCTCGAAGGGGCAGCGGTGGTAGCAGCGCCTCTGCTCTCAATGCAGCAGGTACCGGCGTCAGTGGTGCTGCTCCATCTTCTGAAGATTTTCCTCCTCCTTCGCTGCTCCAGCCGCCGCCTCCTGCTGCATCTTCCACGCAGGGACCACAGCCTCCGCCTCCACAAAGCCTGAACCTCCTCTCGCAGGCTCAGCTGCAGGGACAGCCTCTTGTGCCAGGCGGAACtcagatgaaaaagaaaagtggCTTCCAGATAACCAGCGTTACTCCGGCTCAGATCTCTGCCAGCATCAGCTCTAACAACAGCATAGCAGAGGACACCGAGAGCTACGACGATCTGGATGAGTCGCACACGGAAGATCTCTCTTCTTCCGAGATCCTTGATGTCTCCCTTTCCAGGGCTACTGACTTAGGTGAGCCTGAACGCAGTTCCTCAGAGGAGACTCTGAATAACTTCCAGGAAGCTGAGACACCTGGGGCAGTCTCTCCTAACCAGCCCCACCTTCCTCAGCCTCATTTGCCTCACCTTCCACAACAGAATGTTGTGATCAATGGGAGTGCTCATCcacaccacctccatcaccaccatcacattCATCACGGGCACCACCTTCACCATGGACACCACCATTCATCACATGCTGCTGTGGCGGGTACAGCCATTCCTGGAGGGCCACCCTCCAGCCCAGTGTCCAGGAAACTCTCTACAACTGGAAGTTCTGAAGGCGGCACGCCAGTCGCGCCTCCTTGTGCTGCTGTACCGTCGAGTGGCTTACCTGCATCAGTGATGACGAACATCCGTACTCCAGGCAGCCTAGGTATAAATTCAGTGACTGGCACGAACGCAGTGAATAATGTTAACGTTGCTACCTCGGGTAGTTTCAGTCCCAGCGTGACGAACAGCGTGCATGGTAATGCTAATATGAGTACAAGCAGTATCCCTAATGCTGCTAGCTTAAGTGGCGGGCCTGGAGTGACCACTGGTGTTAATGTGAATGTCTTGAGTGGCATGGGCAATGGTACCgtttcttcctctcctgttgctaACAGTGTCCTTAATGCAGCTGCAGGTATCACTGTGGGAGTGGTTTCCAGTCAGCAGCCGCAgcaaccacagcagcagcagcagcagcagcagcaaccaaCAGTTAACACATCAAGGTTCAGAGTCGTGAAGTTAGACTCTACTTCTGAACCCTTTAAAAAGGGTAGATGGACTTGCACTGAATTCTATGAGAAAGAAAACGCTGCGCCGGCTACAGAAGGCGTGGCCATCAACAAAGTGGTAGAGACTGTGAAGCAAACCCCCGCGGAAGTGTCGTCCTCGGAGAGGGAGAGCACAAGTGGGAGCTCCGTGAGCAGTAGTGTGAGCACACTGAGTCACTACACGGAGAGTGTGGGAAGTGGAGAGATGGGAGCCCCTGCTGTGGTGgtgcagcaacagcagcagcagcagcaacagcaaccaCAGCCGCCACTACCAACTGCACCTCCAGGTCTTCAAGGTGTGGCCCTCCAGCAGCCGGAGTTCAGTAGCCCTGCTCCACAGAGTATTGCGGCAGTTAGTATACCACAGAGTATTTCTCAGTCACAGATGTCACAAGTACCATTACAGCCTCAAGAATTGAGCTTTCAGCCGAAGCAGGGTCTCCAGCCTGTCCCGCTGCCAGCCACGATGAGCGCAGCAACCGGTATCCAGCCTTCGCCTGTCAGCGTGGTCGGTGTCACGGCTGTGGGTCAGCAGCCTTCCCTTTCCAGTCTGGCTCAGCCCCAGCTGCCATATCCTCAGACAGCTCCTCCCGTACAAGCTCCTCTTCCAGGGGCCCCACCCCATCAGTTACCGTATGGGCAGCAGCAACCAATGGTTCCTATGCAGATAGCCCCAGGCCATGGCCAGCCCGTGACTCAAAATCCTACTTCAGAGTACttacaacagcagcagcagcagcagccgccgccAATATTTCAAGCAGCAATGTCCTCTGGACAGGCCAGTTCTGCAGGCACGGGGGCAGGACCATCAGTGATTCCTGTGGCTCAGCCACAAGGGATCCAGCTGCCAGTGCAGCCCACAGCAGTACAAGCACAACCTGCAGGGACGTCCGGGCAGCCCATTGGCCAGGCTCAAACAGCAGTGTCCACTGTACCAACTGGCGGTCAGATTGCAAATATCGGTCAACAGGCGAACATCGCCACTGCAGTACAGCAGCCTTCTCCCCAAGTTACACCTTCGGTTACTCAGCAAGGTGCTCCTCCATCTTCACAAGTAGTCCTACCTGCTCCGACCGGGATAATTCATCAGGGAGTCCAAACCAGTGCTTCAAGCCTTCCTCAACAGTTGGTCATTACACCCCAGAGTACCTTGGTAACTGTGCCTCCTCAGCCACAGGGAGTAGAAGCTGTGGCTCAAGGGGTTGTTCCCCAGCAGTTACCCACAGGTAGTCCTCTGCCCTCTGCTAGCACTATTTCTGTTACAAATCAGGTTAGTTCAGCTGGTCCTCCTGGAATGCCTTCTGTCCCAACAAACTTAGTTCCACCACAGAATATAGCACAACCCCCAGCCACCCAAAATGGCAGTTTGGTTCAAAGTGTTAGTCAGTCTCCCCTGATAGCCACTAACATAAATTTGCCTTTGGCACAACAGATACCACTAAGTTCTACTCAGTTCTCTACACAATCCTTAGCTCAGGCCATTGGAAGCCAAATGGAAGATGCCAGGCGCGCAGCGGAGGCCTCCTTAGGCGGCTTACCTCAGACTATCAGTGGTGACAGTGGGGGAATGTCAGCTGTCTCAGATGGGAGTAGCAGCAGCCtagcagcctctgcttctctcttcccGTTGAAGGTGCTACCGCTGACAACACCCCTGGTGGATGGCGAGGACGAGAG CTTTGGTATGTTTCCACACTGGCTGCCAGGGCCAGGAGGAAGTGAAGGCAGTAGGCACTGCCTCCTTAATGCTGAGATATAA
- the Tsc22d1 gene encoding TSC22 domain family protein 1 isoform X1 has translation MHQPPESTAAAAAAADISARKMAHPAMFPRRGSGGSSASALNAAGTGVSGAAPSSEDFPPPSLLQPPPPAASSTQGPQPPPPQSLNLLSQAQLQGQPLVPGGTQMKKKSGFQITSVTPAQISASISSNNSIAEDTESYDDLDESHTEDLSSSEILDVSLSRATDLGEPERSSSEETLNNFQEAETPGAVSPNQPHLPQPHLPHLPQQNVVINGSAHPHHLHHHHHIHHGHHLHHGHHHSSHAAVAGTAIPGGPPSSPVSRKLSTTGSSEGGTPVAPPCAAVPSSGLPASVMTNIRTPGSLGINSVTGTNAVNNVNVATSGSFSPSVTNSVHGNANMSTSSIPNAASLSGGPGVTTGVNVNVLSGMGNGTVSSSPVANSVLNAAAGITVGVVSSQQPQQPQQQQQQQQQPTVNTSRFRVVKLDSTSEPFKKGRWTCTEFYEKENAAPATEGVAINKVVETVKQTPAEVSSSERESTSGSSVSSSVSTLSHYTESVGSGEMGAPAVVVQQQQQQQQQQPQPPLPTAPPGLQGVALQQPEFSSPAPQSIAAVSIPQSISQSQMSQVPLQPQELSFQPKQGLQPVPLPATMSAATGIQPSPVSVVGVTAVGQQPSLSSLAQPQLPYPQTAPPVQAPLPGAPPHQLPYGQQQPMVPMQIAPGHGQPVTQNPTSEYLQQQQQQQPPPIFQAAMSSGQASSAGTGAGPSVIPVAQPQGIQLPVQPTAVQAQPAGTSGQPIGQAQTAVSTVPTGGQIANIGQQANIATAVQQPSPQVTPSVTQQGAPPSSQVVLPAPTGIIHQGVQTSASSLPQQLVITPQSTLVTVPPQPQGVEAVAQGVVPQQLPTGSPLPSASTISVTNQVSSAGPPGMPSVPTNLVPPQNIAQPPATQNGSLVQSVSQSPLIATNINLPLAQQIPLSSTQFSTQSLAQAIGSQMEDARRAAEASLGGLPQTISGDSGGMSAVSDGSSSSLAASASLFPLKVLPLTTPLVDGEDESSGASVVAIDNKIEQAMDLVKSHLMYAVREEVEVLKEQIKELIEKNSQLEQENNLLKTLASPEQLAQFQAQLQTGSPPATTQPQGTTQPPAQPASQGSGSTA, from the coding sequence ATGCACCAGCCGCCGGAGTCCACCGCCGCGGCGGCCGCTGCTGCGGACATTAGTGCTAGGAAGATGGCGCACCCGGCAATGTTCCCTCGAAGGGGCAGCGGTGGTAGCAGCGCCTCTGCTCTCAATGCAGCAGGTACCGGCGTCAGTGGTGCTGCTCCATCTTCTGAAGATTTTCCTCCTCCTTCGCTGCTCCAGCCGCCGCCTCCTGCTGCATCTTCCACGCAGGGACCACAGCCTCCGCCTCCACAAAGCCTGAACCTCCTCTCGCAGGCTCAGCTGCAGGGACAGCCTCTTGTGCCAGGCGGAACtcagatgaaaaagaaaagtggCTTCCAGATAACCAGCGTTACTCCGGCTCAGATCTCTGCCAGCATCAGCTCTAACAACAGCATAGCAGAGGACACCGAGAGCTACGACGATCTGGATGAGTCGCACACGGAAGATCTCTCTTCTTCCGAGATCCTTGATGTCTCCCTTTCCAGGGCTACTGACTTAGGTGAGCCTGAACGCAGTTCCTCAGAGGAGACTCTGAATAACTTCCAGGAAGCTGAGACACCTGGGGCAGTCTCTCCTAACCAGCCCCACCTTCCTCAGCCTCATTTGCCTCACCTTCCACAACAGAATGTTGTGATCAATGGGAGTGCTCATCcacaccacctccatcaccaccatcacattCATCACGGGCACCACCTTCACCATGGACACCACCATTCATCACATGCTGCTGTGGCGGGTACAGCCATTCCTGGAGGGCCACCCTCCAGCCCAGTGTCCAGGAAACTCTCTACAACTGGAAGTTCTGAAGGCGGCACGCCAGTCGCGCCTCCTTGTGCTGCTGTACCGTCGAGTGGCTTACCTGCATCAGTGATGACGAACATCCGTACTCCAGGCAGCCTAGGTATAAATTCAGTGACTGGCACGAACGCAGTGAATAATGTTAACGTTGCTACCTCGGGTAGTTTCAGTCCCAGCGTGACGAACAGCGTGCATGGTAATGCTAATATGAGTACAAGCAGTATCCCTAATGCTGCTAGCTTAAGTGGCGGGCCTGGAGTGACCACTGGTGTTAATGTGAATGTCTTGAGTGGCATGGGCAATGGTACCgtttcttcctctcctgttgctaACAGTGTCCTTAATGCAGCTGCAGGTATCACTGTGGGAGTGGTTTCCAGTCAGCAGCCGCAgcaaccacagcagcagcagcagcagcagcagcaaccaaCAGTTAACACATCAAGGTTCAGAGTCGTGAAGTTAGACTCTACTTCTGAACCCTTTAAAAAGGGTAGATGGACTTGCACTGAATTCTATGAGAAAGAAAACGCTGCGCCGGCTACAGAAGGCGTGGCCATCAACAAAGTGGTAGAGACTGTGAAGCAAACCCCCGCGGAAGTGTCGTCCTCGGAGAGGGAGAGCACAAGTGGGAGCTCCGTGAGCAGTAGTGTGAGCACACTGAGTCACTACACGGAGAGTGTGGGAAGTGGAGAGATGGGAGCCCCTGCTGTGGTGgtgcagcaacagcagcagcagcagcaacagcaaccaCAGCCGCCACTACCAACTGCACCTCCAGGTCTTCAAGGTGTGGCCCTCCAGCAGCCGGAGTTCAGTAGCCCTGCTCCACAGAGTATTGCGGCAGTTAGTATACCACAGAGTATTTCTCAGTCACAGATGTCACAAGTACCATTACAGCCTCAAGAATTGAGCTTTCAGCCGAAGCAGGGTCTCCAGCCTGTCCCGCTGCCAGCCACGATGAGCGCAGCAACCGGTATCCAGCCTTCGCCTGTCAGCGTGGTCGGTGTCACGGCTGTGGGTCAGCAGCCTTCCCTTTCCAGTCTGGCTCAGCCCCAGCTGCCATATCCTCAGACAGCTCCTCCCGTACAAGCTCCTCTTCCAGGGGCCCCACCCCATCAGTTACCGTATGGGCAGCAGCAACCAATGGTTCCTATGCAGATAGCCCCAGGCCATGGCCAGCCCGTGACTCAAAATCCTACTTCAGAGTACttacaacagcagcagcagcagcagccgccgccAATATTTCAAGCAGCAATGTCCTCTGGACAGGCCAGTTCTGCAGGCACGGGGGCAGGACCATCAGTGATTCCTGTGGCTCAGCCACAAGGGATCCAGCTGCCAGTGCAGCCCACAGCAGTACAAGCACAACCTGCAGGGACGTCCGGGCAGCCCATTGGCCAGGCTCAAACAGCAGTGTCCACTGTACCAACTGGCGGTCAGATTGCAAATATCGGTCAACAGGCGAACATCGCCACTGCAGTACAGCAGCCTTCTCCCCAAGTTACACCTTCGGTTACTCAGCAAGGTGCTCCTCCATCTTCACAAGTAGTCCTACCTGCTCCGACCGGGATAATTCATCAGGGAGTCCAAACCAGTGCTTCAAGCCTTCCTCAACAGTTGGTCATTACACCCCAGAGTACCTTGGTAACTGTGCCTCCTCAGCCACAGGGAGTAGAAGCTGTGGCTCAAGGGGTTGTTCCCCAGCAGTTACCCACAGGTAGTCCTCTGCCCTCTGCTAGCACTATTTCTGTTACAAATCAGGTTAGTTCAGCTGGTCCTCCTGGAATGCCTTCTGTCCCAACAAACTTAGTTCCACCACAGAATATAGCACAACCCCCAGCCACCCAAAATGGCAGTTTGGTTCAAAGTGTTAGTCAGTCTCCCCTGATAGCCACTAACATAAATTTGCCTTTGGCACAACAGATACCACTAAGTTCTACTCAGTTCTCTACACAATCCTTAGCTCAGGCCATTGGAAGCCAAATGGAAGATGCCAGGCGCGCAGCGGAGGCCTCCTTAGGCGGCTTACCTCAGACTATCAGTGGTGACAGTGGGGGAATGTCAGCTGTCTCAGATGGGAGTAGCAGCAGCCtagcagcctctgcttctctcttcccGTTGAAGGTGCTACCGCTGACAACACCCCTGGTGGATGGCGAGGACGAGAG